A stretch of the bacterium genome encodes the following:
- a CDS encoding M23 family metallopeptidase → MAVAATVVVGFISSLGIATYGINKAGETQDQAKENAELRAALTGITADLKVLREQLARLEMAEKKVRTVFGFPEVDDEERALGVGGTLAEATEPLSESTQLTYAIEAEIDRLLHRASFERENFESVFSALMDQKQRLDHTPSTYPVNGILMRGFGMKSDPFTGKMRPHQGLDLAARIGTPVYAPASGKVILRERQTQFGNTIVIDHGYGVETVYGHLSKFEAKLGQNVRRGDIIGYVGNSGYSTGPHLHYEVHVAGAPVDPMKYVYDKAPGGGETFATDVGSTP, encoded by the coding sequence GTGGCTGTCGCTGCCACGGTCGTGGTGGGATTCATCAGTTCGCTCGGGATCGCCACATACGGCATCAACAAGGCGGGCGAGACCCAGGATCAAGCCAAGGAAAACGCTGAGTTGCGCGCCGCCCTGACCGGCATCACGGCCGACCTCAAGGTCCTGCGCGAACAACTGGCGCGGTTGGAAATGGCGGAAAAGAAGGTCCGGACGGTCTTCGGATTCCCGGAAGTGGATGACGAGGAGCGCGCGCTTGGCGTCGGCGGGACGCTGGCCGAAGCGACCGAGCCCTTGTCCGAATCGACACAGTTGACCTATGCCATCGAGGCGGAAATCGACCGTCTGCTGCATCGCGCCTCGTTTGAGCGCGAAAACTTCGAGTCGGTATTCTCCGCATTGATGGACCAGAAGCAGCGACTGGATCATACGCCCTCGACCTATCCGGTCAACGGCATCCTGATGCGGGGTTTTGGGATGAAGTCCGATCCGTTCACCGGCAAGATGCGCCCGCACCAGGGGCTGGACCTTGCCGCCCGTATCGGCACTCCGGTCTACGCCCCGGCATCCGGCAAGGTGATCCTGCGGGAACGCCAGACGCAGTTCGGGAACACCATCGTCATCGACCACGGTTACGGGGTGGAGACGGTGTATGGGCACTTGTCGAAGTTTGAGGCCAAACTCGGCCAAAACGTGCGTCGAGGAGACATCATCGGGTATGTGGGCAACAGCGGCTACTCCACCGGACCGCATCTGCACTATGAAGTGCATGTGGCCGGCGCCCCCGTCGATCCGATGAAATACGTCTATGACAAAGCGCCGGGTGGGGGAGAGACATTTGCGACGGACGTCGGGTCGACGCCCTGA
- a CDS encoding sigma-70 family RNA polymerase sigma factor — MVRKPPSASKPKRAVAPSRRRKPPQAAVARTPADSGEKDETEIKEIIRQIQAGKTHLFKELTDRYRSQVAGIAYKMVGDYDDAKDISQMVFVKTFYNIKRFDLSKRFSTWLYRIAVNASIDYIRKFKKHKFEDIDDSGEPGLRTTTTPEQTFQLKELGEFVREAAGKLNEKQHKAFVLKDLEGLDIDEIAQIMGMPQATVRWYLHRARKKLRGDLRRRFGPVLSKMGISDDL; from the coding sequence ATGGTAAGGAAACCACCGTCTGCCTCGAAGCCCAAGCGGGCGGTCGCGCCCAGCCGCCGGCGCAAGCCGCCGCAGGCCGCCGTCGCGCGGACACCCGCCGACAGCGGCGAGAAAGACGAAACCGAAATCAAGGAAATCATCCGCCAGATTCAGGCGGGCAAGACCCATCTGTTCAAGGAACTCACCGACCGCTACCGGTCGCAGGTGGCCGGTATTGCCTACAAGATGGTCGGCGACTACGACGACGCCAAAGACATCTCGCAAATGGTGTTCGTCAAGACGTTCTACAATATCAAGCGCTTCGACCTTTCCAAGCGGTTCTCCACCTGGCTGTACCGCATCGCCGTGAACGCCTCGATCGACTATATCCGCAAGTTCAAGAAGCACAAATTCGAAGACATCGACGATTCGGGCGAGCCGGGGCTCCGCACCACCACCACCCCGGAGCAGACGTTCCAACTGAAGGAACTCGGCGAGTTTGTGCGCGAGGCGGCCGGCAAACTCAACGAAAAGCAGCACAAGGCCTTCGTCCTCAAGGATCTGGAAGGGCTCGATATCGACGAGATTGCCCAGATCATGGGCATGCCCCAGGCCACCGTCCGCTGGTATCTGCATCGCGCGCGCAAGAAACTCCGCGGCGATCTCCGCCGCCGCTTCGGACCCGTTCTCAGCAAGATGGGCATCAGCGACGACCTCTGA